The region TACGGCGTCTTGTTGGCCGCTGGCGTAATGCCGTATGACTTTACAGAAGCACTGATTACCGTTCCGCTAGGTATCGCCGTCCTCGTCGGTGTCAGCCTCGCGACCGACCGTCCGACTGTCGAGGAGCTGACGGGGTTCCAAGCGTTCCACGAGCGGGAGGCCCAGCCGGACGCAGTCCCGGACGATGACTAATCCGGCCGATAACCGTCTGAGTCCCGATCGTAGGAACAGTATTGGCCGCCTCGTTCGGCCTCTCATCGAGAATGGCGTCATCTACCGATATCGAGTGCCAAAATCGAATTGACCGACGGTGTGCCGTTATCGGTCGTCGAGCGAGACGAACTCCTGGTCCTGCGGTCCGGTGTATCGCGAAAGCGGGCGAATGAGCCGGTTATCCTCTTGATACTCGAGGACGTGACCGACCCAGCCGCCGACGCGGCTCATCGCGAAGATCGGCGTGTACATATCGATCGGAATGCCGAGTTGGTAGTAGACCGAGCCGGAGTAGAAGTCGACGTTCGGGGCGATTCCTTTCTCGGCGAGTCCCTGCTCCTCAGAGAGGTACTGTTCGATGGTAGTGGTGTAATCGTACCACTTGCTGTCGCCTTCGTCGGCGAGTTCCTTGCTTCGTTCCTGCAGGATCTCCGCACGCGGGTCCTTGACGTTGTAGACGCGGTGGCCGAAGCCGGGAATCCGTCGTCCCGCTTCGTTGGCTTGCTCGACCCACTCGCGGTGATCGAGGTCGCTCTCGTCGATTTCGAAGAGGACCTCCATCACGTCCTGATTCGCTCCGCCGTGGAGTGGACCGGAAAGAGCGCTCACGCCGCCGGTGACGGCGCTGTAGATGTCGGCCATCGTCGAACCGATCACCATCGACGTGAACGTCGAGGCGTTCAGGCCGTGGTCTGCGTGCAAGATGAGCGCCTGATCGAACGTTTCGGCGTGGATGTCACTCGGCTCCTCGCCGGTGAGCATGTAGAGGAAATTCGCCGCGAGCCCCAACTCTGGGTGGGGGTCGACGGGCTCCTCGTCGAGTCGGTAGCGCTCGAAGGCCGCGAGCGCCGTCGGAATCTTTGCGGTGATCCGACGACCCTTTCGAAGCGTCGCCTCGAGATCTTCGGGATCGGCGTCGGTCTCGGGTTCGGACGCCGAGAACATCGAGACCGCAGTCCGGAGTGCGGCCATCGGTTGTTCGTCGGCTGCCGCGAGACGTTCCA is a window of Natronorubrum sediminis DNA encoding:
- the citZ gene encoding citrate synthase — protein: MADDLKKGLEGVLVAESGLSSIDGDAGRLIYRGYSIEELARGASYEEVLYLLWHGELPGADELESFTAAINEERDVSEDVLETMERLAAADEQPMAALRTAVSMFSASEPETDADPEDLEATLRKGRRITAKIPTALAAFERYRLDEEPVDPHPELGLAANFLYMLTGEEPSDIHAETFDQALILHADHGLNASTFTSMVIGSTMADIYSAVTGGVSALSGPLHGGANQDVMEVLFEIDESDLDHREWVEQANEAGRRIPGFGHRVYNVKDPRAEILQERSKELADEGDSKWYDYTTTIEQYLSEEQGLAEKGIAPNVDFYSGSVYYQLGIPIDMYTPIFAMSRVGGWVGHVLEYQEDNRLIRPLSRYTGPQDQEFVSLDDR